From a single Helicovermis profundi genomic region:
- a CDS encoding GNAT family N-acetyltransferase: MIKYVNSKENIEKYEYNGFFVGWPKPPSGKMLKKILLNSNYTWLAIDDKEQRVVGFIYAITDGFISGYIPLLEVLPDYQGQGIGSKLVNLMLESLEKLYMIDLICDKDKISFYERFDMRENTGMSIRNYSNQSGE; encoded by the coding sequence ATGATTAAGTACGTAAATAGTAAAGAGAACATCGAAAAATATGAGTACAATGGATTTTTTGTAGGTTGGCCAAAACCACCTAGTGGAAAAATGCTTAAAAAAATATTGTTAAATAGCAATTACACATGGTTGGCGATAGATGACAAAGAGCAAAGAGTTGTTGGATTTATATATGCAATAACTGACGGATTTATATCGGGATATATACCATTGTTAGAAGTGCTACCAGATTACCAAGGTCAAGGCATTGGAAGTAAATTAGTAAATTTAATGTTAGAGAGTCTAGAAAAATTATATATGATTGATTTAATTTGTGATAAAGACAAGATATCTTTTTATGAAAGATTTGATATGAGGGAAAATACTGGAATGAGTATTAGGAATTATTCAAACCAATCAGGAGAATAG